One segment of Anopheles stephensi strain Indian chromosome 3, UCI_ANSTEP_V1.0, whole genome shotgun sequence DNA contains the following:
- the LOC118513906 gene encoding protein-serine O-palmitoleoyltransferase porcupine, producing the protein MDYYYDDYYDEYYEHPDQMAARLMQREFSFEETITNCVHPSIRFAAQYMTNFVAINLLFSILVVCVRKLFPIAHRSLHLLSCIFGATLLYRVIDHRFYHFLQLATSLYVVQWTLHRWLSGSGRYIKTPFIVIAYGIGNLLLSELLEPSPETWNRIRGTQMILLMKALSLAFDTEENQNLRSQLNVLSYTGYILCPANVVLGPWISFNDYLNIWKPSFGTETKHNRSFGRRLLIHVFRILVSALMAVGFLLTSNCMIDYLLSPIASWKWVRSYGRALSFRTSHYFIAYLSQCSMIAAAVDWNRAEDERSIMLPVTSLYRVSSPMAVEFPRSLVQVVTAWNIPMHLWLKRYIFRTTKRPFGTAAAIALTYIISSLLHGLHYRLWLTLLTIGSWTFVEHEIRKKLATIYSACVLVGKCPSACPVHQHRSKSVFCVVINALFFALNMFNLIYLGCIFETTEGPPEEADHDKTMFGRWTELNYASHWLLVFAYLFYFVI; encoded by the coding sequence ATGGATTACTATTACGATGACTACTACGACGAGTATTACGAGCATCCGGACCAAATGGCCGCACGGCTTATGCAACGGGAATTCAGCTTCGAAGAAACGATTACCAACTGCGTGCATCCGTCGATCCGGTTTGCAGCACAGTACATGACAAATTTTGTCGCCATCAACCTACTGTTCAGCATTCTGGTTGTATGCGTTAGAAAGCTGTTTCCCATCGCACACCGGTCGCTACATTTGCTGAGCTGCATTTTCGGTGCCACTCTGCTGTATCGTGTAATTGATCACCGGTTCTACCACTTCCTACAGCTGGCCACATCGCTGTACGTTGTGCAATGGACGCTGCATCGATGGTTGTCCGGGAGTGGCCGCTACATCAAAACCCCGTTCATCGTTATTGCTTATGGGATTGGGAATCTGCTACTGAGCGAACTGCTAGAACCATCCCCGGAGACGTGGAATCGCATCCGCGGAACACAGATGATCCTGCTGATGAAGGCACTGTCGCTAGCGTTCGATACGGAGGAGAATCAGAACCTGAGAAGTCAGCTGAACGTGCTGTCATACACAGGATATATACTGTGCCCAGCAAATGTCGTCCTTGGACCGTGGATCTCGTTCAACGATTACCTAAACATCTGGAAACCATCGTTCGGGACCGAAACGAAGCATAACCGATCCTTCGGTCGACGACTGCTGATACACGTGTTCCGGATACTAGTCAGTGCCCTTATGGCAGTTGGATTTTTGCTTACTTCGAACTGCATGATCGATTACCTGCTATCTCCGATCGCAAGCTGGAAGTGGGTTCGATCCTATGGTCGGGCGCTTTCCTTCCGAACCAGTCACTACTTCATCGCGTACCTATCCCAGTGTTCCATGATTGCAGCTGCCGTCGATTGGAACCGGGCGGAAGACGAGCGATCGATAATGCTACCCGTGACTTCACTGTACCGCGTAAGCTCTCCGATGGCCGTGGAGTTCCCGCGCTCACTGGTGCAAGTAGTGACGGCATGGAACATTCCGATGCACCTGTGGTTGAAGCGTTACATCTTTCGCACGACAAAGCGACCCTTTGGAACGGCGGCCGCCATCGCTCTCACGTACATCATTTCTTCGCTGCTGCATGGACTGCATTACCGGCTGTGGCTAACGCTACTGACGATCGGTTCGTGGACGTTCGTGGAGCACGAAATTCGAAAGAAGCTTGCCACGATCTATTCAGCGTGCGTGCTCGTTGGAAAGTGCCCCAGCGCGTGCCCCGTACATCAGCACCGGAGCAAGAGTGTGTTCTGCGTCGTCATTAACGCGCTGTTTTTCGCGCTGAATATGTTTAATCTAATCTACCTTGGATGCATTTTTGAAACAACGGAAGGACCGCCGGAGGAAGCGGATCATGATAAAACCATGTTTGGCCGTTGGACGGAACTTAACTATGCGTCCCATTGGCTGCTAGTGTTTGCCTATCTGTTCTATTTCGTTATCTGA